From Chrysemys picta bellii isolate R12L10 chromosome 1, ASM1138683v2, whole genome shotgun sequence:
GTTCCCTTGATCAGCACAATGTGTACTCTGTTAAAGGGATGAAATCAGGTTTACTTGACAAGACCAGGTTTGCCTAAACCCTGTAGTGAATGGCATTACTTATATGATAGAATGTTTTTCTTGAACTAATTCCATACCAGCTTTTCCATATTTCCTAACCTtctcaaagctttttttttaagcagtaccttaatttttttaatgcttatCAATGTAAAAAGGAATTTCCCTAAATCTTTTCtaggattccttttgttcttaACATACttaataacctcctttttgtAATCCTCAACCCTGCCAGCTACAGATTTTCCCCTGATGTCTTCAACGTCCCTTACCAGTTTTCATAACTTCCGATATTTGTTGTTGGCTATTTTCCCTTTTGCACATTGGTATACATGTATCTTCCCCACTCTAATTCCTGCCTTTACTTTGCAACTGCACCGGCTTTTTAGCCAAAGGTTTTCACCTTCTTGACTGAGGAAACATGACTTTTTTCGCTATCTAATGATCTCTGTTAAAAAACGCTCTCAATTTTCATTCCCATATTTTGTCTAATTATTTCCTTCCAATCAGTTTTGATGATAGTTTCCCTCAGCTTTGGGGAATTAGAACTTTAGCAGCACTGTGTGTTTATAGAAACAATAGGTTTGGTGTTCTCTGTTTGTCCATATGAATATAATCAGATCCATTCCTTATTTTGCTATCTTCTACCATATGCCCCCTTGTTTGTCTCTTCTCTAAACAGATTCAGACTTTTCAGTCTGTCCACATACGGCAGCCTCCCCATTCTCATCGCCTGTCTTGGAAATCCCCTATTTATTTGCTATATCCTTTATAGAGactgggtgaccaaaactgagcaTGTGTCCAGAGCAGGTTTTTCTCCATTCCATTCCTAAGGCATCcaaatattgtttttgttttggccacTGCTGTGAATGAGAAGGTGTTTCTCTGGAGCTGCTGTCAATGATGCTGAGGTCTTTTTTCTGAGTTGTTTTCTAGTTGGGGTGTTTCCCCAGCACATGTCTTTgcaaaggtttgggtttttttctactCTCATATTTTAAGCAAACAGATGAAAGGGGAACTCCCTACAGCATGGATTCTCTAGCCTAGCTTTCATTGAATTAGGGAACAATGATTGATAGCCAATATCCACACTCATGTTTCCTGTTGGTGACTCTTAAGGTTTCCCCCACTAAGACGTGCAAGAATTATTGATGCATGGAGCATCATAATATATTGATTTAGCATAGCAATGTtcagttgttcataattcatttatttaaataatgagAATGTCATTTCTCAGTGTATAAAGAGCAACCAATCTACTTCACCCACAagaacagcctccagtagtgcatatagtgtctcatattaacattgtctctccatccaggcatttGTACTTCAGCCATCACCCTGGAccctgggcacatacaggaagtTAGGGGAACCTACGGTGCATGCAGGAGACACCgttctgcctcagagttggacaccttctcccctactccatgtcagattccaacacaaccgacttcaccaacccctccaccttcatcctgcagggcattcctggcctggagatggcccatgtctggatctccatccccttctgcaccatgtacgCCATAGCTGTCTTGGGGAACTTTTCCATCCTGTTCATTGTGAagagggagcagagcctccatgggcccatgtactatttcctctgcatgctggccatctCTGACTTGGTCCTGTCCACGGCCACCGTGCCCAAAATGCTGAGTAACTTCTGGTttaattccagggagatcgatttcagtgcctgcctcacccagatgtacttcctTCACTGCTTCACAgggatggagtctgggatcttAGTGGCCTTAGCTttggatcgctacgtggccatctgccatcccctgagacattccaccatcctgacaaatTCTGTTGTGGCCAAGATTGGCCTGGCCGTGGTGCTGCGCGGCGGCATACTTGCATTGCCCTATCCCTTCCTAGTGAGacagtggccatattgcagaaccaacatcatcccccactcTTACTGTGAGCAcatagctgtggtgaagctggcctgtgccGACACCCGCCTCAGTAGTTACTACGGCCTCTTTATTCTATCCTCTGTGACTGGTCTGGATGTCATTTTTATCACAGTGTCATATATCCAGATCCTCAaggccatcttcagcctccccacaaaggatgctcggctcaagacttttgggacctgcggcTCCCATCTTTGTGCCATCTTGGTTTTTTACATCCCAGATTTCTTCTCTTCCATTACGCATCGGTTTGGCCATAATGTGCCCCTGCATTTCCTCATTCTCATGGCTAATGTGTACCTTTTGGTGCCCCCCTTGttacaccccatcatctatggtgtgaggaccaaacagatccgggacaggTTGCTCCGGCTCTTTTCTCATAAAGGGACCTAAAAGTTTTTCCCTGGTGATATGGCTGTCAGGCGAAGCTCCGTGTAGAGTTGGCTGGTGATATGGTGCTGggccctcttccctgaatcactttCTGGGCAGTCAGAGAGACATTAAATCCTTTCCTGACCTCATTTTGCTGTGTCAGCATGATAAACTGGGGAATCAGTCTATGTACAATTCAGTGGGTTGCCAGCTTTTTCATTTCTGGAAGCTGGACCCCCAGCACCACAACCCTTAGACTGACGCTTCTGCCAAGTCTCTGCACCTGCTGTATCTCTTCCCTGCAAcccccccacctctgtcccttactcctctcttcccctccccttattAGTTGCTGGATCATTTTAATCTCCTTTCCCCTAAACACCAACTGCAATCGAGCCATTTCAAAGTTTGATTGGGATGGCTACTTTAACACATGATTCCCGGGGCTACTTAGACTAttgaaaactctagttttttgGCATATAACCTAGCAATtatctgacaggagcactgtatctaattcctgtatataagaaagaaaattaaatattataCCCACTCAACTCTAATACAAACATTGATGgtctgggtgatgggatggattgcaccctcagcaagttcatggatgacactaagctaagGGGAGAGGTTGATATGCTATAGGGTAGGGCAGtaggggaagtctaggttggataataGGAAAAAAGGTCAAacattccttcaaagcttgtaaCATCTTTGCCCCTTACCCACTTTCCCaccaaatctttcttttttttttaacatattccACCTTACTCATATCAGCACCCCTCTTAAGATACCTAAATTTCACTCCTtatgtttcaggggtaatctgaaaTTGTTCCAAAACCATTTCTTTGAATTTACAATAATCAAAAGCATTCTCAATTGGCATTTTATTGAACGTATACAGAGCTTTACCAATTAACTTTCAACTAAAGTGGGCATCTTCTCGTCATCATgaatcacacacagcctctcaaaGATAGTGAAGTATTCAGCTATATCAATGGCCTCATTGTATGCAGGACACAactgttcccatttgtggatttttggagaggtgggaaatagtgtgtgtggggggggagggtctggtTCTGCTTGTCCAGGAAGTCCAACTAGTGTTTCTGCTCTTCCCTCTTTCTCCTCAATTTCTTGTTATTTTAGTTCCCTAGACCTACTCTTTTGAGCCTCCTCTCCGGCAGTCTCTGTCTTCTTTAGCTTAAAAATTCACCTATGTTCGTTTTCTTTTTCTGCTGCCTGAAAACTGAATAGCTTGAATTTTGAAATTGTTTGCTGTTTTCTCTCATCTTGttgcttttctgtccctacttccctttctgaaataaggaaacataaaagaaaaaaagtatggTGACCTATTTgatctccagccaccacacttaaaatctCTGCACAAGTGTATGAAGTTCAAATTTCACTCAGAACAACAAGGTGTGCATTTTGCACTGCTTGTAATGCCACTGTGATGGACTATGTCAGGATATAATCTGGAACTCGGGCACTGCTGATCCCTCTAGCATATCAATCTGggccccctcccctctcaggcTGTGAGAAGCTTTAGATGCCTACAGGACCCGCACTTAGGCAAACATTCACAGGCAGGGATACACCCaattgagttacatgaatgctttcgcCAGCCATCCATGAACCCCCTGTAGCAAGGATCTAGCCAACTACCCCCAGTTCACCAGCCTGGGACACAGAGCTGACCAGCTTGTCCTGTTTATAAGCCTGACTGGTAAGTTTATTACtcatctgcccctccctcaatgtggagaggacaatgccccagcccctgatcctgagcagatttccctttaCACTTCAAACAGCACACGGTTTTAGgttaaaaaaacagaacagatTTATTAACGACAAGTAATAAGTGTACAGCTCAAAGAAGATTACCTtaagaaataaaggaaaattgCAAACTCAGTTCTATAAattagacaggatttgaatcaagcagtgtctcaccctgatgggACAAACAGTTACCCAATCCATACATGGGCCAGGATTCCttcttcccagcctgggaccaccttTTTCCTCTAGTAGTGCTTTCAGGTGTTCAGTTGTGGGTGTCGGGGACTGAGACCAAgtggtgatgtcacttccccctgttaatagcttctgccatgtggaggaaactttattttttcaaaataatcCCACAGCAGTTAGAGGAACAGTATGGGCACACGATTGATTCTAAAATCATATGAGTTGGTCACGTGCCCTGGCATGTTTCAGTGAGTGATAGCAGGGGTTATTATCCATATTCTGGTCCATGGCCCATTGTGCTCATTGATGGGGCATGCATttgaatagtccattcacaatATGCTGGCTAGACTGACTGCAAACTACATTTTGGGAATTA
This genomic window contains:
- the LOC135972428 gene encoding olfactory receptor 52E4-like translates to MQETPFCLRVGHLLPYSMSDSNTTDFTNPSTFILQGIPGLEMAHVWISIPFCTMYAIAVLGNFSILFIVKREQSLHGPMYYFLCMLAISDLVLSTATVPKMLSNFWFNSREIDFSACLTQMYFLHCFTGMESGILVALALDRYVAICHPLRHSTILTNSVVAKIGLAVVLRGGILALPYPFLVRQWPYCRTNIIPHSYCEHIAVVKLACADTRLSSYYGLFILSSVTGLDVIFITVSYIQILKAIFSLPTKDARLKTFGTCGSHLCAILVFYIPDFFSSITHRFGHNVPLHFLILMANVYLLVPPLLHPIIYGVRTKQIRDRLLRLFSHKGT